One Hippoglossus stenolepis isolate QCI-W04-F060 chromosome 6, HSTE1.2, whole genome shotgun sequence genomic window, tcttctctttcacttcCACCCACATCTTCTCTCtttcccatttttctctgctcagtcCAACCAGTCGAGGCACATGACCAGCCACTCTGAGACTGCTTCTGCTAGAGCTTACTCCCCATAAGAAGGTTTTCTCTCCACCTTTGCTTTATGGGGATTGTTGGGATACTCTATAATTTTGTAAAGTCTCAATCTAACGTGTCTTGAAATAATGTAGTGTTGTGATTACGCTCTATATGGAATCGCTTTACCTCAGAGCTCCTCGTCCTCCCCGGTGCTGCCCAGGTGCGCCGTGGACAGGTGTCTGTTCCTGCCGGTCTGCACCGCCTCCAGGTTCTTGTGGCGCACCAGTGCCAGCGCGATCTCCGCGTTCCACGCCGTGCCGTCCTGCGGACACCGAAAGTCGATCTCCTTCCCCGTGGCCATGACCACGGTGAAGTACACCAGCCCGCGCTTGTACTCCACACAGTCCACCGTCACCATGCGCTCGAAGCGGAGCTCCTTGGCTTTCGAGCCCGGAGCGGCGCCGCTGCCGCCCCTGCAGCTGTGCAGGCGCAGTCCGTCCTCGGTGAGCACGCAGCGCTTCTTCTTCCACAGCTGGAGGAGCCCGCTGCTGCGCTTCTCCAGCTGCCCGTCTCTCATCACTTTGGCCGGGAGAGACATGGCCACGCCGGGGAGCGTCTCAGAGTCTCAGCAGTGGTGTGCGTCAGGATGAATCAGTTAAACATACATCTCTTATAGGATCAGTGATATGTGTCCCTCAGGGAAGAAGAATAGCATAGCGGTGGCTTTGGTAATGGCAGCAGCCTACTCTCATATGATCTGTGTGAATAAATCCAACCCGAGGACAGAGAACCGCGGAGCCTGGCAGGCTGGTCTGCCTGGATATGTTTGAACATGCCCGGCTCCTCTGGCGACCTTCTCCCCTTCTACTGGAGCACACTACCGCCCCCTCCCGGTGCCGGCACGACGAGATCCGGGCTGACActcccctgtgtgtttgtttgtgtgtgtgtgtgtgtgtgtgtgtgtgtgtgtgtgtgtgtgtgtgggggggtgggtgggtgggtgtgatAGTGTGCGCCTCTTTCTATAGTTATGGGATTTTGTGAGGAAGTTTTAacgttgtgaggacattttggctggtcctcacaattTCAAAGGCTTGTCTGAGGGTTCAAAtgtggttttagggttagaactAGGTTTAGGTTATGGtaaggcatttagttgtgatggttaaggttaaggggctagggaatgcattatgccaatgagtgtcctcacaacgaTAGAGAgacgtacatgtgtgtgtgtctgtatgtgtgtgtgtgtgtttgtgtgagagtcatttaatataaataaaaaatgtaattatatacACAGTTGGATTTTGAAGCACTATGTGTGATGTTTATGAACAGAAATACAGGTCTGCAACACCCAcacacgtctctctatagttgtcAGGACACTCATTGACGTAATACTtttcctagccccttacccttaacttaaccatccaaactgaatgcctaacccttaccaTAGCCTAAACCTACTTCTAACCATAACcataaaaccaagtcttaaccctcaaacagcccattgaaaaaatgaggaccagccaaaatatCTTCACTGACGTAGTAagtacaagaacacacacacacacacgcgcgtcAGAGGACATTGCATTAACTTACATTTTGTTTACTTACCTACTTACCCACTTGCCTAACCCTACCACTTacccaaaccttaacctaaacctcaaaacatctcttcatcttcaccCATTCATTGGACAGTTTAACTAATCCCATATCCCGAACCCTAACCTAACCACCATTCACAATTCACAATGCCTTAAAAAGCTTTaataatctaaaataaataaattgaacaGTTCCCATTTACATTGTTCACAAGTTGTattctgctgtttctctctcagacCTGGGACGTGAGTGGGAGGCTGGTAGAAGTCCGATGTTTGTtatgtttgagtgtttgagagagaaacaaagtgccgggaagaaatgttttcattggcCAGGGATGGAAGTTTGATGACTAATCAGATAATTACTTACTGTTATGTGTGGAAACAGTTTGAATAGTTCAGTCAATTGCTCATTGCTGGAGGGAGGCATTTCCAGTTCTATAGGTTATATAGAGTATCTACAGGCCTATAAAACCTGAACTGATGGTGGACATGTCTGAAACTTAATATGAAGAAaggtaaaagtaaaatcaaGCGGAGAAACTGGTTACTTCTTGATAACTCACTTTCAAACCCTTTTGATTTTTGCCGCACTGAGTCAAGTGAAAGCTTAATGATGACATTTAAAGTCTCTCTGTCATCCTTCACATCCATGAATGTGAAGAATGACATCCTCGCACATCATAATTCACATCTGCTCTTATGTGGAAGATCAGCTCCATGGGTGGAGTGAAACTACAAACCACCTATGATGTGATGTGTCACAGTGATGTTATGTGAGGAATGGAAACAATGAGCATGTGTCATTTCTGAAAATTGAATCACACAACCCTCACCCTCCAAACAACTTTACCCCACTGCTACTtacatacacacaggcacacatttcataatttttttaaaaacttttataaATTGGCTGCAAAAGAGATTTAATTGAGATTTAATTTGCAGAAAGGAAAACAGTCCACCAATAAGAAGATACAATTCACTTAGAGCAGATAGTACAAATcagcaataaaatgtcaatagATATGTAACTCAGTATTAAACTGTAACAGCACAAATTATCATTATCTTTAAATGTGACTCCAGTGGTGTTACATTTTCTTCTGTAGGTTTATAATGCAGCATTAAAGTCAATCATGTGTTAGTCAGGTGCATGTAGACTGGCAGTAGTATGCCCCCTGCAGGAAGAAGACAGTAGTATAGTTCTCTGGAAACCAGTTAGCCTGGGGGAGATCCCAACGGCCTCTACTGAGTGTTGGTCAGTGCCCCGGCGCCCCCTCCATATCCATATCCTTTGGGACCAAATTCTTTGCCATAGCATCCTGGAAGACAGAGACGtaagatgaaataataaaattaaaaaacaaacaaacatgacccTTTAATATCTTTCTAAAAAACAGTTATTGCCTTGCACatcatgatttacattatgAGCCACAGCCAGCGCCGGTTTTCAGCATTAGATtattaaattagtttttgtttgctggaaacacaaaaacacaacaacaccaaGTCTAGATTACAAACTAACACACTTTgattaaaagtaaagtaaagtgttGGAACAAGCCTTTTGAGGGCTGCAAGCAGGACACTCCCCAATccaaatatatacacatataaacaccAACAATCACTAATCACTTACAGAGTGTTAATATGTGATGAAGacgaaaacacattttgtgtgcAATTGGATACAAAGTCACAAGTCGGTgcaaattcaaacaagctgAGGCAAAGATGTGTCCACAGGGaaacaaccctaaccctaatccacACATATGGTCTGTGCATGTGAATccttgtgtgtgtacaggaggATTGGCTCATTTGATCCATTGTCA contains:
- the phlda3 gene encoding pleckstrin homology-like domain family A member 3; this translates as MSLPAKVMRDGQLEKRSSGLLQLWKKKRCVLTEDGLRLHSCRGGSGAAPGSKAKELRFERMVTVDCVEYKRGLVYFTVVMATGKEIDFRCPQDGTAWNAEIALALVRHKNLEAVQTGRNRHLSTAHLGSTGEDEEL